The genome window TTTTAAGCGAAAGCTCAAGTTATAATCCAGAGCTAAATACCTGGTACAATAGCGAAACTTTTTCACTAGACATTACAAAATTATCAGATACAGAATTATTTATACAATCAGACATTAAAAATTCTCCCGATTTCAGAACTAAGAATACAAATCCGATAGTAAGTTTAAAATAATTGTTTTTTCACCTGTAAAAGAGCCTGAAATTCACGGCATTCGCTTTTAAAAGTTTCTGACACGAATTACACTAATTTGCACGAATTAAGATTGCTGTTTAATTACACAAAACATTCGAAACTGTAAAAAGTTGTAAAATTTGATTTCAATTTTGATAAAAATTAGTGTTAATTGGTGAAATTCGTGTTTATCTTTTTTTAAATGAGAATGCCCTGCCTGAAATTGTTCAGGCTCTTTTTTTTTATAAAATTCAGAACTACAACTCAAAACTTTCTTCTAAACATGTTATAAATGAATTACCCCGAGGCAGAGCCTCGAGGTATCGCATTACTCAAAAGACAACCGTAGCTGATTTTTGTTAAACGATTTGTAAACAGTCTTTTCTTCTCCTTGATTTTGAATGTATTTCTGAATCACATTCTCATTACCATACTGACCAACCGTATTTACATAATATCCACTCGTCCAAAAATTACCTCCCCATAACTTACTTTTAACTTCTGGATGTAAACGAAAGAGCTCTTTTGCTGTAATACTTTTTACTGTCCTGACAATAATTTCAACAGAAATCTTTGGCACGCTTTGTATCAAAAAATGTACATGATTTTCATCTGCTCCTATCTCAACAAAATGAATTTCATATCGTTCCGAAATATTTCTACAAACTTCTACCAAACTCAGTTCTACATCCTCCGATAAAACATTTCTTCGATATTTTATCGGACAAACCAAATGATAAAGCAACAAGCTTTTATTATGCCGTTTGAAAATATGTTCACTCATCAAACAAATATACTAATCTTTGCGCATCACCCCGAGGCAGAGCCTCGAGGAATTCTTTTGATTAAAAATACAGCTCCAAAATAACAACCCAAAAACAGCTGATTTACAAAATTTTAAATTAACTTTATAGAACATTTATTGCTAGTCCCTTATTATTTTTTGCATTATTTCAAATCGATCTCATCATTGCTTTTACCAAAAATGAATTCAGCCTACATTTTATTATCTTTTATTAATTTAATTTAGAAAAAATATGAGAAATTCAAAATCACTTAGCATTATTGTTTTACTAATCTTTTTCGCTTTCGGCAAAGGAAATGCGCAGACGTCCAAAATTGATGTTTCAAAAAGTAGTATCCACTGGATAGGAAAAAAAATAACTGGTGAACACATAGGAAGCATCAAGTTCAAGGACGGTTATCTTGTTTTTAAAGATAAAAAACTAGCCAGAGGAAGTTTCACAGCAGATATGAGTACCTTATCCAATGATGACCAGACAGGTTCTTCAAAACAAAAACTGGAAGGTCATTTAAAATCAGAAGATTTTTTTAGCACGGCAGCTTACACAACTTCGACATTAGTCTTTAAAAGTATTGCCGATAAAGGAAATAATACTTACCTCGTGACTGCAGACTTAACAATCAAAGGAATCACAAACTCCATACAGTTTGATTTCGTCATAGCCGGAAAAAACAAAGCTACAGCAACTTTGAATATCAACCGAACCAAATATGACATAAAATACGGATCAGGAAGCTATTTTGACGATTTGGGAGACAAGACAATTTATGATGATTTTGAGTTAAACGTAGTCTTGGTTTACTAATTTCAACGATTTAACAAAAAACCAAAAAAAATATCTTTTTTTTTGATTCATAATTTTTGTCAGTCCAAATATGATTTTTATATTTGCATGCAACAAAACAAAAAAATGAACACAATAACAAATAATACTTGGTGGTGGAACAATTTACGTCAAACGTCGTGAAGTAAGCTCCTATAGTATTATTTAAACTATAAATATAAAAAGGCTTGTCATCACGACAGGCCTTTTTTTTATTCCAAAAAACAATTAAGTATCAACAACATATGAAAACCTATAAACTGCAGACTAACCATAAACAAATTCTGGCCGACACTATAACGCCAGTAAGTATCTATTTTAAAATCAGGGATAAATTTCCAAACAGCTTATTACTGGAAAGCAGCGATTATCACGGAAACGACAACAGTTTTTCCTATATCTGCTGTAATCCGATTGCTTCGATAAAAATTGAAAACGAAACCATTTTCAAAAGCTTTCCTGACGGAACTTCGGAAACCATTGCCATTGATACAAATACCAATATTCCTGAAGTGATTCAGCAGTTTTCAGGACAATTCCAGTCTGATAAAAATGATTTCAAATTCATCAATAACGGATTGTTTGGTTACATTTCATATGACGCCGTTCGTTATTTTGAAAAAGTAACCATTGCCAAAAAAGAAAACAGCAACACCATTCCTGATGTGTATTATGCGGTGTACCAAAATATCATTGCCATCAACCACTTTAAAAACGAAGCATACATTTTCTGCCACAGCCTTGATGGAAAAAATAACATTTCGGAAATCGAACAGCTATTACAATCCCGAAACATTGCTTCCTATAAATTTTCAAGAGAAGGCGAAGGTTTTTCAAACCTGACCGACGATGAGTTCAAACAAAATGTGGCTTTGGCCAAAAAACATTGTTTCCGTGGTGATGTGTTCCAATTGGTTTTATCAAGAAGATTTACGCAAGGATTCAAAGGCGATGAGTTTAATGTTTACAGAGCTTTAAGGAGCATCAACCCATCCCCTTACCTATTCTTTTTTGATTATGGGGATTTCAAAATTTTTGGTTCTTCGCCCGAAGCCCAAATCATCGTCAAAAACCGAAAAGCAGAAATCCACCCAATCGCAGGAACTTTCAGAAGAACCGGAGATGATGAAAAAGATGCCGATTTGGCCAAAAAACTATCAGAAGACAAAAAAGAAAACAGCGAACACGTAATGTTGGTGGATTTGGCCAGAAACGATTTAAGCCGTCACGGACATAACGTAAATGTGGAGAAATACAGAGAAGTTCAGTTTTTCTCCCACGTAATCCATTTGGTTTCCAAAGTAACAGGACATTTACACGAAAAAGCAACAACGATGCAAGTCGTAGCCGATACTTTTCCGGCTGGAACATTAAGCGGAGCACCAAAACACAGAGCAATGCAACTGATTGAAGATTACGAAAAAACAAACCGTAATTTTTATGGCGGTGCCATCGGATTTATGGATTTTGAAGGAAACTTTAATCACGCCATTATGATCCGAACTTTTCTTTCCAAAAATCACCAGCTACATTGTCAAGCCGGTGCCGGAATTGTGGCAAACTCGGATGAAGAAAGTGAAATGCAGGAAGTTTACAATAAATTATTGGCTTTAAATAAAGCTTTGGATTTGGCTGAAACGATTTAAAATTGAGAAAATGGGACAGATCAAAATATTTGGAATCAAAAAAGAACTTCATCCGATAAGAGAAAAAATATCGAAAATTATTAGCGAATGTATGTTCGAAGCTTTTCAGTTTCCAAAGGGAAAAAAAGCGCATCGTTTTATTTACATTGACGAAGACAGTTTCTTCTATTTTGAAGGAAGAACATCAAAACATACAATTATAGAAATAAATGCTTTTGAAGGAAGAAGCATTGAAGCCAAAAAAAAGTTATATCAGCTTATTTTTGATAAATTCGAAAGAGAATTACAAATTTCGCCAATGGATGTTGAGATCACAATATTTGAAACTCCAATGCACAATTGGGGAATTCGAGGAAAAAGCGGAGATGAATTAATGTTGAATTACAAAGTTAATATTTAGAAAAAATGAAAAAAATACTAGTCATAGACAATTACGATAGTTTCACTTATAATCTGGTACACTATCTGGAAGACTTAAACTGTGAAGTAACCGTTTACAGAAACGATGAATTTGATATTGACGAAATTTCAGTTTTCGACAAAATATTACTTTCGCCTGGACCTGGAATCCCTGATGAAGCTGGATTATTGAAAGCTGTAATTGCCAAGTACGCACCTACCAAAAGTATTTTCGGAGTGTGTCTTGGTCAACAAGCTATTGGAGAAGTTTTTGGAGGAACACTTTCGAATTTAGACAAAGTATATCATGGAGTTGCTACTTTAGTAAAAACAGTGGTTGATGATGAATTATTATTTGAAGGATTAGGAAACGAATTTGAAGTTGGCCGTTATCACTCTTGGGTAGTTAATACTGATTTGCCAGATGTTTTGGAAGCTACTTCTTTTGACGAAAATGGTCAGGTTATGTCGTTAAGACACAAAACGTATGATGTAAGAGGCGTGCAGTTTCACCCAGAAAGTGTGTTAACACCAAATGGAAAAAAAATGTTAGAAAATTGGGTAAATTCGTAGAGACGTTGCACTGTAACGTCTAACACAATCCTAAAGACGTTGCAGTGTAAAGTTTCTACAGCATTATGCCAAAATATTTGTTATTATCTGTGTGTTAGACGTTGCAATGCAACGTCTGTACCGAAAAATTGTGATAAAAATGAAAACAATCAAAATCCATCTCCTTTTTTGTATTTTTATTTTAGGTTTCAATTCTTGTAATCAAAATAAAGAACCAAAAACAGAAACTACTTCGATTTCTCAACCCGAAATGGTTTTGGATTTATTGGATTTGCAAAAGAATAACAAATTAGGAAAGGACACTTTGGTTACAGTCATTAACGATCCTGTTTATCATAAAACAAAAAAATATCAGGCTGTAAACGCAGTAAATATTGTAAAAAATGAAGTTGATTTATCTAAAATAGACATCAAAAATACGATTATTATTTTCGAATGCATCGATGGTTATAAACCCGAAATGCCTCTTGAATTATTTTGGAAGGCCAAACCGTATTTAGCATTTAAAGATGTTGATGCACCAAAAGGTTCTAATTGGGAAAGGGTTATAAAAAATGGAAATGAAATGAATGCAGATCCTTTTTATTTAGTGTATACATCAGCGGAAGCATTGAAAAATCAAGAATACAAATGGCCGTATAATGTCGTTAAGTTTCAATTGGTTCCGAAAAACATAAATAATGCTTTGGGGCCTAAGAACGATGAAATGGCTAGAAAAGGTTTTGTACTATATCAAAAGTATTGTATTACCTGTCACGCCATCAACGGAATTGGAGGAGAAATGGGACCGGAATTAAATTATCCCAAAAACGTAACCGAATATTGGAAAGAAAATGAATTGGTCGATTATATTGTAAATCCGGCTTCTTTTAGACACAAAGTAAAAATGCCAACATTAGGAATTACAAAACAGCAATCTGAGGAAATTGTTGATTATTTGAAATATATGTCAGAACGTAAAAAAAGTGATTAGTATTCAGTAGCAGTTTAAAAAACTTAGAATCTTAGTCACTTAGAACCTTAGCAAATTTAAAAAAATGAACATAACCATTTCCGAAACAAGGGACATAAATCTCGATGACATATTGGTCTTGTACAAAGCAAATGGCTGGAGCTCTGCAGAGAAACCAACACAGCTTTACAATGGTTTATTGAATTCCGAAACGCTGATTACAGCTTGGGAAGACAAAAAACTAATCGGACTTGGAAATGCTATTTCTGACGGGCATTTAACGGTTTATTATCCGCATTTATTGGTACTCCCGGAATATCAGGGAAAAGGAATTGGTAAAATGATTGTTGACAAAATGCAGGAGAAATATAGTCACTTCCATATGCAAATGCTTACCGCCGACGGAAAAGCAGTGGCTTTTTATAAAAAAAATGGTTTTGAACGTGCCGGAAACACCCAACCCATGTGGATTTATCAAGGAAATGAACACTGAAAAAGATAGTCGTAAAGTCTTAATGTTGAAAGTCATAAAGTCAATACGTCAAAAAAATATTTAAAACGAAACTAAAAATACATATAAGTCAGAGACTTTAAAACCTTTGACTTGGGACTTTAAGACTAATACCAATGAAAAACATTTTAAACAGATTAATCAATCACGAAATACTATCCAAGGAAGAGGCCAAAAATGTATTGGTAAATATCTCCAGCGGAAGCTATAATGCAAGCCAGATTTCGGCTTTTTTGACGGTATATATGATGCGAAGCATCAGCATCGAAGAGCTGGCGGGATTTAGAGAGGCCCTTTTGGAATTATGCATTCGAATGGATTTATCCAACTATAACACCATCGATTTGTGCGGTACTGGAGGCGACGGAAAAGATACATTCAACATTTCGACCCTAGCATCTTTTATAGCTGCAGGAGCAGGAATTAAAGTCGCAAAACACGGAAATTACGGAGTTTCTTCGATTTCTGGTTCTAGTAACGTGATGGAAAAGCTGGGCATTAAATTCAGTAATGACAATAATTTTATTGAAAAATGTATTGATCAGGCGGGAATTGCAATTTTGCACGCTCCTTTATTTCACCCGGCAATGAAAAACGTAGGACCAATTCGAAAAGAATTAGGAGTAAAAACCTTTTTCAATATGCTGGGACCAATGGTAAATCCATCATTCCCACAGAATCAATTAGTTGGGGTTTTCAATCTTGAACTGGCAAGAATGTATGGTTATTTATATCAAAATACACCTGTCAATTTTACAATTTTACATTCCCTCGATGGTTATGATGAAGTATCTTTGACATGCCCAGCCAAAATTATTACAAGTACCAAAGAAGGTATGCTGAATCCTTCAGATTTTGGTGTTAACCTTTTGCAACAAAGCGAAATTGAAGGAGGAAAAACCATCGATGAATCAGCAGAAATATTTATGAATATCATTTCTGGAAAAGGAAATGATGCTCAAAACAATGTGGTTTGTGCCAATGCAGGAATTGCAATTGCTACCGTTAACGGATGCACACCTAAAGAAGGTTTTGAATTAGCTAAAGAAAGTTTACTTTCCGGAAAAGGATTAGTAGCTTTGAATAAATTAATTTCTTTATCCAACTAAAAAACAAATTATGAGTTATAAAGACATAAAAGCTGCAATAGATGTTATAAAATCAAAAGTGGCCGTATTTGGAGAACTCACAATTGAGCAAAAAAAGAAAATCAATTACAAATTCAGACTAGAATGGAATTTTAATTCCAATAGTATGGAAGGCAATACACTTACCATTGAAGAAACGCGCAGTGTAATGGTCGGAAATCTTACGGTTAATGACAAACCGTTAAAAGATGTTTTGGAAATGCAGGGGCACGACAAAGTGATCAGTGAAATATTACGCATTGGAAAAGGCGAATTAAGACTTTCTGAAAAAAGAATTTGTGAAATTCACAGTGCCATAATGCACGAAGATGATGAAAATCAAAAAGACAAAATCGGAAAGTGGAAAACAGAAGCTAATATGATTTATAATCATAAAGGCGAAAGATATGATTTTGTTGCTCCCAAAGAAGTAGCTAATAAAATCCATACTCTTTTAAACAAAACCAATGCTTCTATTGATGCCATAAATGCCAATAAAAAAAATGCACCACATCCAATTGATGTGGCCTTGGAATTTCATTTGGAATATTTAGACATTCATCCGTTTTATGACGGAAATGGCAGAACAGCGAGAATATTAACTAATTTAATACTTATCTCCTTAGGGTACAATCCGTTTTGGATAAACGAAAAAGACCGTAAAATATATTACATCTATATCAGCGATATTCAGGGATATGGAGGAGACAAAGAATTATTTTTTGAATATTGCGCAAGATTAATCGAACGTTCGGAGCAAATAGTCTTAAATGCAATTCAGGATATTGATATTGAAGATGATGATGATTTGCATAAAGAAATTAGTTTATTAAAACGCCAATTAGAAAATGAAGGTTTTACAAAATCGCCAAAAAATGTTTATGAAGTATTTCAATTTATAACCGATGAAGTTTGGGAATCTTTAAACTCAATTATTAATCAATTTGATGATTTGTTTAGCGAAAGTTATACTAACTATTCTGTTAATGACATAGAAATACCTCCAACGAAATTAATCTTTTCCGGATTAACAGAACTTTCAAAAGTATTAGGAAATATTATTGAACCCAAAGAATTAAAAATACATAATCGTAATGTTTATGAAGTAGAAATAAACAAAGTAGAATGGCAACATTCTAAATATGGCTTGAAAAAAGCAAAAAACAACACTCCTTACGAAATAGTTTTTTCTGTTGTATTCGAACCTACAAATTACATCTTAAAACTCTCTATTAACAATAATTTAGTTTGGGAATATGATTTTGCTTATAATAAATTTCCAAGTGAATTAACTATAGAAAAAATGAAGAAAGAATTAGGAAAAAAATTAATAGAAAATATTAAAAGTAACATTTAGAAATACGAAAAAATAAAAATGAACATACTTGATAGAATTATAATCGACAAAAAAAGAGAAGTTGTACTCAAGAAATCTATTATTCCAGTTTCACAATTGGAAGCATCAGTTTTCTTTGGTAAAAAAAGAATTTCGCTAAGTCAAAACTTAAGAAACAGCAACTCTGGAATCATTGCCGAACACAAACGCCGTTCACCTTCAAAATCAATTATAAATCAAAACTTCACTGTCGAAGAAGTAGTAAAAGGATATGAAAGTGCTGGTGCCTGCGGAATTTCAGTTTTAACTGATGGAAAGTATTTTGGCGGTTCTTTGGACGATCTACTTTTGGCGAGAGCTTCTGTAAATATTCCGCTGTTGCGAAAAGAATTCATTGTTGACGAATACCAAATCCTTGAAGCCAAAGCACACGGAGCCGATTTGATTTTATTAATTGCAGCAGTTTTAACGCGTGACGAAATCAAATCATTATCCGAGTTTGCCAAAGGTTTAGGATTGGAAGTTTTATTGGAAGTTCACAATCA of Flavobacterium marginilacus contains these proteins:
- a CDS encoding Fic family protein, giving the protein MSYKDIKAAIDVIKSKVAVFGELTIEQKKKINYKFRLEWNFNSNSMEGNTLTIEETRSVMVGNLTVNDKPLKDVLEMQGHDKVISEILRIGKGELRLSEKRICEIHSAIMHEDDENQKDKIGKWKTEANMIYNHKGERYDFVAPKEVANKIHTLLNKTNASIDAINANKKNAPHPIDVALEFHLEYLDIHPFYDGNGRTARILTNLILISLGYNPFWINEKDRKIYYIYISDIQGYGGDKELFFEYCARLIERSEQIVLNAIQDIDIEDDDDLHKEISLLKRQLENEGFTKSPKNVYEVFQFITDEVWESLNSIINQFDDLFSESYTNYSVNDIEIPPTKLIFSGLTELSKVLGNIIEPKELKIHNRNVYEVEINKVEWQHSKYGLKKAKNNTPYEIVFSVVFEPTNYILKLSINNNLVWEYDFAYNKFPSELTIEKMKKELGKKLIENIKSNI
- a CDS encoding c-type cytochrome, with product MKTIKIHLLFCIFILGFNSCNQNKEPKTETTSISQPEMVLDLLDLQKNNKLGKDTLVTVINDPVYHKTKKYQAVNAVNIVKNEVDLSKIDIKNTIIIFECIDGYKPEMPLELFWKAKPYLAFKDVDAPKGSNWERVIKNGNEMNADPFYLVYTSAEALKNQEYKWPYNVVKFQLVPKNINNALGPKNDEMARKGFVLYQKYCITCHAINGIGGEMGPELNYPKNVTEYWKENELVDYIVNPASFRHKVKMPTLGITKQQSEEIVDYLKYMSERKKSD
- a CDS encoding anthranilate synthase component II, whose amino-acid sequence is MKKILVIDNYDSFTYNLVHYLEDLNCEVTVYRNDEFDIDEISVFDKILLSPGPGIPDEAGLLKAVIAKYAPTKSIFGVCLGQQAIGEVFGGTLSNLDKVYHGVATLVKTVVDDELLFEGLGNEFEVGRYHSWVVNTDLPDVLEATSFDENGQVMSLRHKTYDVRGVQFHPESVLTPNGKKMLENWVNS
- a CDS encoding YceI family protein, coding for MRNSKSLSIIVLLIFFAFGKGNAQTSKIDVSKSSIHWIGKKITGEHIGSIKFKDGYLVFKDKKLARGSFTADMSTLSNDDQTGSSKQKLEGHLKSEDFFSTAAYTTSTLVFKSIADKGNNTYLVTADLTIKGITNSIQFDFVIAGKNKATATLNINRTKYDIKYGSGSYFDDLGDKTIYDDFELNVVLVY
- a CDS encoding anthranilate synthase component I family protein, with product MKTYKLQTNHKQILADTITPVSIYFKIRDKFPNSLLLESSDYHGNDNSFSYICCNPIASIKIENETIFKSFPDGTSETIAIDTNTNIPEVIQQFSGQFQSDKNDFKFINNGLFGYISYDAVRYFEKVTIAKKENSNTIPDVYYAVYQNIIAINHFKNEAYIFCHSLDGKNNISEIEQLLQSRNIASYKFSREGEGFSNLTDDEFKQNVALAKKHCFRGDVFQLVLSRRFTQGFKGDEFNVYRALRSINPSPYLFFFDYGDFKIFGSSPEAQIIVKNRKAEIHPIAGTFRRTGDDEKDADLAKKLSEDKKENSEHVMLVDLARNDLSRHGHNVNVEKYREVQFFSHVIHLVSKVTGHLHEKATTMQVVADTFPAGTLSGAPKHRAMQLIEDYEKTNRNFYGGAIGFMDFEGNFNHAIMIRTFLSKNHQLHCQAGAGIVANSDEESEMQEVYNKLLALNKALDLAETI
- the tnpA gene encoding IS200/IS605 family transposase; the encoded protein is MSEHIFKRHNKSLLLYHLVCPIKYRRNVLSEDVELSLVEVCRNISERYEIHFVEIGADENHVHFLIQSVPKISVEIIVRTVKSITAKELFRLHPEVKSKLWGGNFWTSGYYVNTVGQYGNENVIQKYIQNQGEEKTVYKSFNKNQLRLSFE
- a CDS encoding tautomerase family protein, coding for MGQIKIFGIKKELHPIREKISKIISECMFEAFQFPKGKKAHRFIYIDEDSFFYFEGRTSKHTIIEINAFEGRSIEAKKKLYQLIFDKFERELQISPMDVEITIFETPMHNWGIRGKSGDELMLNYKVNI
- the trpC gene encoding indole-3-glycerol phosphate synthase TrpC; the protein is MNILDRIIIDKKREVVLKKSIIPVSQLEASVFFGKKRISLSQNLRNSNSGIIAEHKRRSPSKSIINQNFTVEEVVKGYESAGACGISVLTDGKYFGGSLDDLLLARASVNIPLLRKEFIVDEYQILEAKAHGADLILLIAAVLTRDEIKSLSEFAKGLGLEVLLEVHNQEELEKSIMPTLDMIGVNNRNLKTFEVSLDFSKQLAHQIPNDFVKVSESGISSIEAINELKPYGYKGFLIGENFMKTDNAGEAATKFIGQL
- a CDS encoding GNAT family N-acetyltransferase, coding for MNITISETRDINLDDILVLYKANGWSSAEKPTQLYNGLLNSETLITAWEDKKLIGLGNAISDGHLTVYYPHLLVLPEYQGKGIGKMIVDKMQEKYSHFHMQMLTADGKAVAFYKKNGFERAGNTQPMWIYQGNEH
- the trpD gene encoding anthranilate phosphoribosyltransferase, yielding MKNILNRLINHEILSKEEAKNVLVNISSGSYNASQISAFLTVYMMRSISIEELAGFREALLELCIRMDLSNYNTIDLCGTGGDGKDTFNISTLASFIAAGAGIKVAKHGNYGVSSISGSSNVMEKLGIKFSNDNNFIEKCIDQAGIAILHAPLFHPAMKNVGPIRKELGVKTFFNMLGPMVNPSFPQNQLVGVFNLELARMYGYLYQNTPVNFTILHSLDGYDEVSLTCPAKIITSTKEGMLNPSDFGVNLLQQSEIEGGKTIDESAEIFMNIISGKGNDAQNNVVCANAGIAIATVNGCTPKEGFELAKESLLSGKGLVALNKLISLSN